The Ooceraea biroi isolate clonal line C1 chromosome 1, Obir_v5.4, whole genome shotgun sequence genome has a window encoding:
- the LOC105280317 gene encoding GATOR complex protein DEPDC5 isoform X2 — MKLFKLIVHQKNFSGEDLIINPKDYPGIKTGDVVEIYHPEDEFSRLLLQVTSFKEDLQGRETISVENNVATMFQLRTFADVYMNIVNPDDVALDSIELTFKDQYMGRSEMWRLKNSLVRTCVYINKKIEFCSGSIRCQVHEMWSQGDRVACGVITDDTKVVFRSSTSMVYLFIQMSSEMWDFDIHGDLYFEKAVNGFLADLFQKWRKNGSNHEVTIVLFSRTFYNATSLEEFPNHMRECLQQDYRGRFYEDFYRVAIQNERYEDWSNVLVQLRKLFTDYQKIVLEYHQKPGISIPKAINSTAAQGNFLEVLNMSLNVFEKHYLDRSFDRTGQLSVVITPGVGVFEVDRELTNVTKQRIIDNGVGSDLVCVGEQPLHAVPLLKFHNKDSSVNAPDDYSMPHWINLSFYSTNKKIPYSTFIPRIKLPQRVSKPMVDNGKLHCKTRLLQEDPRECLHNTLFDYDAYDAQVFQLPAAHTSSVQRINTRTKKTSVACLETHNNGHLLKLLKRKMSDPDIHHPPPEAHSPPVALRSAAITIPHKTDDDTSDSNGDRTGASKTPVKNDLTDSEISPPFRPIIGSAGSPTNSISQPTNILRPSRALINPFDPSHVTIKLTSNRRRWTHIFPKGPTGVLIQQHHYQAVPAQPTCPEAQCEAVPSTVSGSPMEAAANSSQISRSASQIGFQDTKGKLPRSSALATNGDKSANSPSAVTNKSLTLLWGATGEQEWTPALTTAIIGVDWKSLTIPACLPITTDYFPDKRSLQNDYVVSDYNLLPDDVNADFAQQRAIYKKPLTTVEVFKELVSQRLAQGFQLIILPSNNKNQNSTAGSNAVPAISTVIRGRQTESEPKEEYLLSIGRIFHKISLFDNSITVTRYRPRHPYPPFNIHYRYRFHAPHHDTYEVSWVSFTTEKLENYNWNYLDHYICTRGHTDFYLVEALKYWRFRVFLLPLHNSATRKILEGSPRCDVYTSASNVEQASLMDGFLRFIEGWLNKIRRPNPNKNWSPTALGGVPPRDPASHLTRRRHSTSLIFLTNQERHVVNTAAAARTCLDTPRHVPNRSGSKVMDRGRVSPASEAVLPLSIEQQQQDHFDVNDDSTSMELTKIKSNATNAEILEAMKHPQTGVGFLTQHPSLPSQTFVSADAIQWLNNHIEGGVGVEQGINIMKGMIQDKLICHASGDFSQPFILGFYLYHIVQDKENQKAADYSAPLGDLQSFENEWVEVEMRPPKGWCESTFPTTLSTTVSSPIAIPNYDIIDESNVPPFLKDEIDVTESIDERNGSVPLYKHTHLDIDINNKSDRIEWGHLRYQSIYKVDHSYELVVQWVASSGSIVADLIFVWQRKAQMCGIQMVPIPSDLLALPYTLKSDPLRGPIFIPLDTECLMANKRYLFEEFREDTYAQRLFLFQEAILQRFGFVPCLVENVEHDRQYVHVTGNAFILVPSTANTRPRPRTGTNVVRRNTGQKRYPVHPDQPSPHEAYITRHVGGKNKDDHSVDRKMGFLWSWNHMVSRKWKSLSTSTGDELFQKKIIQDFRHFCSNGDNRLKQFWESCWELKEKTCTKTK; from the exons ATGAAGCTCTTCAAGCTGATAGTGCATCAGAAGAATTTCAGCGGGGAGGATTTGATAATCAATCCGAAGGATTATCCCGGCATAAAGACGGGCGATGTCGTCGAGATCTACCATCCCGAAGATGAGTTCAGTCGTCTGCTGTTGCAAGTCACCTCCTTCAAGGAGGACCTTCAGGGACGCGAGACTATCAGCGTGGAGAATAACGTAGCGACAATGTTCCAGCTGAGAACGTTCGCTGATGTGTACATGAACATAGTGAATCCGGATGACGTAGCGCTGGATTCCATAGAGTTAACTTTCAAGGATCAGTACATGGGACGCAGCGAGATGTGGCGCTTAAAGAACAGCCTG GTACGCACCTGTGTCTACATCAACAAAAAGATAGAGTTCTGCAGTGGTAGCATTCGATGCCAGGTGCACGAGATGTGGTCGCAAGGCGATCGCGTTGCCTGCGGCGTGATAACGGACGATACCAAG GTAGTGTTCCGTTCTTCTACGAGCATGGTGTACCTCTTCATACAAATGAGCTCCGAGATGTGGGACTTTGATATCCACGGTGACCTTTACTTCGAGAAAGCGGTCAACGGGTTCCTAGCAGATCTCTTCCAAAAGTGGAGGAAGAATGGTAGCAATCACGAAGTGACGATCGTGCTGTTCTCGAGAACCTTCTACAACGCAACCAGCCTGGAGGAATTTCCGAATCACATGAGGGAGTGTTTGCAGCAGGATTATAGAGGCAGATTCTACGAGGATTTTTATAGAGTAGCGATACAAAATGAGAGGTACGAAGACTGGAGCAACGTCTTGGTGCAGTTACGCAAGCTGTTCACTGACTATCAGAAGATCGTTTTGGAGTATCACCAGAAACCAGGCATCAGTATACCCAAGGCGATAAACTCGACCGCTGCGCAAGGCAATTTTCTAGAAGTATTAAACATGTCTCTAAATG TCTTCGAGAAGCACTACTTGGATCGTAGTTTCGATAGGACTGGCCAGTTGTCCGTAGTAATCACGCCCGGAGTCGGAGTTTTCGAGGTTGACAGAGAACTGACAAACGTCACCAAGCAAAGAATCATTGACAATGGTGTAGGCAGCGATTTGGTATGCGTAGGCGAGCAACCGCTTCACGCAGTGCCGCTGTTAAAG TTTCATAACAAAGATTCCTCCGTAAACGCACCGGATGACTACAGCATGCCTCACTGGATAAATCTTAGTTTTTATTCCACGAACAAGAAGATCCCCTATTCCACGTTCATCCCGCGAATAAAGCTACCGCAGAGAGTATCGAAGCCAATGGTGGACAATGGGAAATTGCATTGCAAAACGAGGCTCCTGCAAGAGGATCCGAGAGAATGCCTGCACAACACGTTATTCGATTATGATGCTTACGACGCGCAAGTGTTTCAGTTACCGGCAGCTCATACTTCAAG CGTACAAAGGATAAACACAAGAACGAAGAAGACGAGCGTGGCGTGTCTGGAGACGCATAACAATGGCCATTTGTTGAAGCTCCTGAAACGTAAGATGTCTGATCCCGATATACATCATCCTCCACCGGAAGCGCACTCACCGCCGGTCGCATTACGGAGCGCGGCGATAACGATACCCCATAAAACGGATGACGACACGAGCGATTCTAATGGGGACAGAACTG GTGCATCCAAGACACCGGTTAAGAATGACTTGACCGACTCGGAGATATCTCCGCCTTTCAGACCCATCATTGGTAGCGCCGGCAGCCCGACAAATTCCATCTCTCAACCGACGAATATACTTAGGCCTAGTAGAGCGTTAATTAATCCGTTCGATCCGTCGCACGTTACAATTAAGCTCACCAGTAACAGACGAAGATGGACTCATATATTTCCGAAAG GACCAACTGGGGTACTAATACAACAGCATCATTATCAAGCTGTTCCGGCGCAACCGACGTGTCCGGAGGCACAATGTGAAGCTGTTCCGTCGACCGTGAGCGGATCTCCGATGGAGGCTGCGGCGAATTCAAGTCAAATTTCAAGATCAGCATCTCAAATAGGATTTCAAG ACACGAAGGGAAAGTTACCGCGGTCTAGTGCCCTTGCAACTAATGGAGACAAAAGTGCAAATTCCCCTTCAGCTGTGACGAATAAGAGTCTGACCCTTTTGTGGGGTGCTACTGGCGAGCAAGAATGGACGCCTGCTTTAACAACAG CGATCATAG GGGTCGATTGGAAATCGTTAACGATTCCCGCGTGTCTACCCATCACTACAGATTACTTCCCAGACAAGCGAAGTTTGCAAAATGATTATGTCGTGTCAGATTACAATCTGCTTCCGGATGATGTGAACGCTGATTTTGCTCAACAACGTGCAATATACAAGAAACCACTCACAACAGTGGAAGTGTTTAAAGAGCTCGTCTCGCAACGCCTGGCCCAA GGTTTTCAGCTGATTATTTTACCATCGAATAACAAGAACCAAAACAGCACAGCTGGCAGCAATGCCGTTCCCGCGATTAGTACGGTAATACGTGGTAGACAAACTGAATCCGAGCCTAAAGAGGAATATCTGCTTAGCATCGGACGAATCTTCcataaaatatcgttatttGATAATTCTATAACGGTTACAAGATACCGCCCGCg GCATCCTTATCCACCATTCAATATTCATTACCGATATCGATTCCATGCTCCGCATCACGACACTTACGAAGTATCGTGGGTATCTTTCACCACAGAGAAACTCGAGAACTATAACTGGAATTACCTGGACCATTACATTTGCACGCGAGGTCATACAGACTTTTACCTAGTGGAA GCTCTCAAGTATTGGAGATTTCGGGTATTTCTGTTACCCCTGCACAACTCTGCAACTCGCAAAATTTTAGAAGGCTCCCCAAGATGCGACGTGTACACTTCAGCTAGTAATGTTGAGCAGGCATCGTTGATGGACGGTTTTTTACGCTTTATCGAGGGGTGGCTGAACAAAATACGACGACCAAACCCTAACAAAAATTGG AGCCCCACAGCTCTAGGTGGTGTCCCCCCAAGAGATCCTGCCTCTCATTTGACCAGACGCAGGCACAGCACGAGCCTGATATTCCTCACTAACCAG GAGAGGCATGTAGTGAATACCGCTGCAGCCGCCCGCACGTGCCTCGACACTCCTCGCCACGTGCCAAACAG ATCGGGCTCGAAAGTAATGGACAGAGGACGTGTATCGCCCGCCAGTGAAGCAGTTTTGCCACTATCAATCGAGCAACAACAGCAGGATCATTTTGACGTTAACGATGACAG TACGAGCATGGAACTGACCAAGATAAAAAGCAATGCGACGAATGCGGAAATTTTGGAGGCCATGAAACACCCTCAGACTGGCGTCGGCTTTCTGACGCAACATCCCTCGCTCCCGAGCCAGACATTTGTCAGCGCGGATGCGATCCAATGGCTGAACAATCATATAGAAGGTGGCGTAGGAGTTGAACAAGGGATTAATATCATGAAG GGAATGATTCAGGACAAATTAATATGCCACGCATCCGGCGATTTCTCTCAACCGTTTATTCTAGGATTTTATTTGTATCACATTGTGCAAGATAAAGAAAACCAAAAag CCGCGGACTATTCCGCTCCGCTCGGTGATTTGCAAAGTTTCGAGAACGAGTGGGTGGAGGTAGAGATGAGACCACCGAAAGGATGGTGCGAATCAACGTTTCCGACAACACTGTCAACAACGGTGTCGTCCCCAATAGCCATACCCAATTACGACATTATCGACGAATCGAACGTCCCGCCCTTTTTGAAGGACGAGATTGATGTAACAGAATCGATAGACGAAAGAAATGGATCAG taCCATTGTACAAGCACACTCATctcgatatcgatattaataacaaaagcGACAGGATCGAATGGGGTCACCTGAGGTACCAATCCATTTACAAAGTAGATCATTCCTACGAGCTCGTAGTGCAATGGGTCGCGTCGTCCGGGAGTATAGTAGCCGATCTG ATATTCGTTTGGCAACGTAAGGCTCAAATGTGTGGGATTCAAATGGTGCCTATTCCCAGCGATTTGCTGGCGCTGCCATATACCTTGAAGAGCGATCCTCTAAGAGGGCCCATTTTCATTCCTCTCGATACGGAATGCTTGATGGCGAATAAACGATATCTGTTTGAAG AATTCCGGGAAGACACTTATGCGCAAAGACTGTTTTTATTCCAAGAAGCGATTCTGCAGAGATTCGGCTTCGTGCCGTGCCTGGTTGAGAATGTCGAGCATGATCGTCAGTACGTACACGTCACTGGCAATGCATTTATATTAGTACCGTCCACTGCGAACACCCGACCGCGTCCACGAACCGGTACGAATGTCGTACGACGGAATACAGGACAGAAGAGATATCCGGTCCACCCGGATCAGCCTAGTCCGCACGAGGCGTACATTACCAGACACGTCGGAGGAAAGAATAAAGATGATCACAGCGTAGACAGAAAA ATGGGATTTTTGTGGTCTTGGAATCACATGGTCAGTCGTAAATGGAAGTCACTGTCCACTTCAACGGGCGATGAATTGTTTCAGAAGAAGATCATACAAGATTTTCGACATTTCTGTTCCAACGGTGATAATAGACTCAAACAATTCTGGGAATCTTGTTGGGAATTAAAGGAGAAGACTTGTACAAAGACGAAGTAA
- the LOC105280317 gene encoding GATOR complex protein DEPDC5 isoform X5 — MKLFKLIVHQKNFSGEDLIINPKDYPGIKTGDVVEIYHPEDEFSRLLLQVTSFKEDLQGRETISVENNVATMFQLRTFADVYMNIVNPDDVALDSIELTFKDQYMGRSEMWRLKNSLVRTCVYINKKIEFCSGSIRCQVHEMWSQGDRVACGVITDDTKVVFRSSTSMVYLFIQMSSEMWDFDIHGDLYFEKAVNGFLADLFQKWRKNGSNHEVTIVLFSRTFYNATSLEEFPNHMRECLQQDYRGRFYEDFYRVAIQNERYEDWSNVLVQLRKLFTDYQKIVLEYHQKPGISIPKAINSTAAQGNFLEVLNMSLNVFEKHYLDRSFDRTGQLSVVITPGVGVFEVDRELTNVTKQRIIDNGVGSDLVCVGEQPLHAVPLLKFHNKDSSVNAPDDYSMPHWINLSFYSTNKKIPYSTFIPRIKLPQRVSKPMVDNGKLHCKTRLLQEDPRECLHNTLFDYDAYDAQVFQLPAAHTSSVQRINTRTKKTSVACLETHNNGHLLKLLKRKMSDPDIHHPPPEAHSPPVALRSAAITIPHKTDDDTSDSNGDRTGASKTPVKNDLTDSEISPPFRPIIGSAGSPTNSISQPTNILRPSRALINPFDPSHVTIKLTSNRRRWTHIFPKGPTGVLIQQHHYQAVPAQPTCPEAQCEAVPSTVSGSPMEAAANSSQISRSASQIGFQDTKGKLPRSSALATNGDKSANSPSAVTNKSLTLLWGATGEQEWTPALTTAIIGVDWKSLTIPACLPITTDYFPDKRSLQNDYVVSDYNLLPDDVNADFAQQRAIYKKPLTTVEVFKELVSQRLAQGFQLIILPSNNKNQNSTAGSNAVPAISTVIRGRQTESEPKEEYLLSIGRIFHKISLFDNSITVTRYRPRHPYPPFNIHYRYRFHAPHHDTYEVSWVSFTTEKLENYNWNYLDHYICTRGHTDFYLVEALKYWRFRVFLLPLHNSATRKILEGSPRCDVYTSASNVEQASLMDGFLRFIEGWLNKIRRPNPNKNWERHVVNTAAAARTCLDTPRHVPNRSGSKVMDRGRVSPASEAVLPLSIEQQQQDHFDVNDDSTSMELTKIKSNATNAEILEAMKHPQTGVGFLTQHPSLPSQTFVSADAIQWLNNHIEGGVGVEQGINIMKGMIQDKLICHASGDFSQPFILGFYLYHIVQDKENQKAADYSAPLGDLQSFENEWVEVEMRPPKGWCESTFPTTLSTTVSSPIAIPNYDIIDESNVPPFLKDEIDVTESIDERNGSVPLYKHTHLDIDINNKSDRIEWGHLRYQSIYKVDHSYELVVQWVASSGSIVADLIFVWQRKAQMCGIQMVPIPSDLLALPYTLKSDPLRGPIFIPLDTECLMANKRYLFEEFREDTYAQRLFLFQEAILQRFGFVPCLVENVEHDRQYVHVTGNAFILVPSTANTRPRPRTGTNVVRRNTGQKRYPVHPDQPSPHEAYITRHVGGKNKDDHSVDRKMGFLWSWNHMVSRKWKSLSTSTGDELFQKKIIQDFRHFCSNGDNRLKQFWESCWELKEKTCTKTK, encoded by the exons ATGAAGCTCTTCAAGCTGATAGTGCATCAGAAGAATTTCAGCGGGGAGGATTTGATAATCAATCCGAAGGATTATCCCGGCATAAAGACGGGCGATGTCGTCGAGATCTACCATCCCGAAGATGAGTTCAGTCGTCTGCTGTTGCAAGTCACCTCCTTCAAGGAGGACCTTCAGGGACGCGAGACTATCAGCGTGGAGAATAACGTAGCGACAATGTTCCAGCTGAGAACGTTCGCTGATGTGTACATGAACATAGTGAATCCGGATGACGTAGCGCTGGATTCCATAGAGTTAACTTTCAAGGATCAGTACATGGGACGCAGCGAGATGTGGCGCTTAAAGAACAGCCTG GTACGCACCTGTGTCTACATCAACAAAAAGATAGAGTTCTGCAGTGGTAGCATTCGATGCCAGGTGCACGAGATGTGGTCGCAAGGCGATCGCGTTGCCTGCGGCGTGATAACGGACGATACCAAG GTAGTGTTCCGTTCTTCTACGAGCATGGTGTACCTCTTCATACAAATGAGCTCCGAGATGTGGGACTTTGATATCCACGGTGACCTTTACTTCGAGAAAGCGGTCAACGGGTTCCTAGCAGATCTCTTCCAAAAGTGGAGGAAGAATGGTAGCAATCACGAAGTGACGATCGTGCTGTTCTCGAGAACCTTCTACAACGCAACCAGCCTGGAGGAATTTCCGAATCACATGAGGGAGTGTTTGCAGCAGGATTATAGAGGCAGATTCTACGAGGATTTTTATAGAGTAGCGATACAAAATGAGAGGTACGAAGACTGGAGCAACGTCTTGGTGCAGTTACGCAAGCTGTTCACTGACTATCAGAAGATCGTTTTGGAGTATCACCAGAAACCAGGCATCAGTATACCCAAGGCGATAAACTCGACCGCTGCGCAAGGCAATTTTCTAGAAGTATTAAACATGTCTCTAAATG TCTTCGAGAAGCACTACTTGGATCGTAGTTTCGATAGGACTGGCCAGTTGTCCGTAGTAATCACGCCCGGAGTCGGAGTTTTCGAGGTTGACAGAGAACTGACAAACGTCACCAAGCAAAGAATCATTGACAATGGTGTAGGCAGCGATTTGGTATGCGTAGGCGAGCAACCGCTTCACGCAGTGCCGCTGTTAAAG TTTCATAACAAAGATTCCTCCGTAAACGCACCGGATGACTACAGCATGCCTCACTGGATAAATCTTAGTTTTTATTCCACGAACAAGAAGATCCCCTATTCCACGTTCATCCCGCGAATAAAGCTACCGCAGAGAGTATCGAAGCCAATGGTGGACAATGGGAAATTGCATTGCAAAACGAGGCTCCTGCAAGAGGATCCGAGAGAATGCCTGCACAACACGTTATTCGATTATGATGCTTACGACGCGCAAGTGTTTCAGTTACCGGCAGCTCATACTTCAAG CGTACAAAGGATAAACACAAGAACGAAGAAGACGAGCGTGGCGTGTCTGGAGACGCATAACAATGGCCATTTGTTGAAGCTCCTGAAACGTAAGATGTCTGATCCCGATATACATCATCCTCCACCGGAAGCGCACTCACCGCCGGTCGCATTACGGAGCGCGGCGATAACGATACCCCATAAAACGGATGACGACACGAGCGATTCTAATGGGGACAGAACTG GTGCATCCAAGACACCGGTTAAGAATGACTTGACCGACTCGGAGATATCTCCGCCTTTCAGACCCATCATTGGTAGCGCCGGCAGCCCGACAAATTCCATCTCTCAACCGACGAATATACTTAGGCCTAGTAGAGCGTTAATTAATCCGTTCGATCCGTCGCACGTTACAATTAAGCTCACCAGTAACAGACGAAGATGGACTCATATATTTCCGAAAG GACCAACTGGGGTACTAATACAACAGCATCATTATCAAGCTGTTCCGGCGCAACCGACGTGTCCGGAGGCACAATGTGAAGCTGTTCCGTCGACCGTGAGCGGATCTCCGATGGAGGCTGCGGCGAATTCAAGTCAAATTTCAAGATCAGCATCTCAAATAGGATTTCAAG ACACGAAGGGAAAGTTACCGCGGTCTAGTGCCCTTGCAACTAATGGAGACAAAAGTGCAAATTCCCCTTCAGCTGTGACGAATAAGAGTCTGACCCTTTTGTGGGGTGCTACTGGCGAGCAAGAATGGACGCCTGCTTTAACAACAG CGATCATAG GGGTCGATTGGAAATCGTTAACGATTCCCGCGTGTCTACCCATCACTACAGATTACTTCCCAGACAAGCGAAGTTTGCAAAATGATTATGTCGTGTCAGATTACAATCTGCTTCCGGATGATGTGAACGCTGATTTTGCTCAACAACGTGCAATATACAAGAAACCACTCACAACAGTGGAAGTGTTTAAAGAGCTCGTCTCGCAACGCCTGGCCCAA GGTTTTCAGCTGATTATTTTACCATCGAATAACAAGAACCAAAACAGCACAGCTGGCAGCAATGCCGTTCCCGCGATTAGTACGGTAATACGTGGTAGACAAACTGAATCCGAGCCTAAAGAGGAATATCTGCTTAGCATCGGACGAATCTTCcataaaatatcgttatttGATAATTCTATAACGGTTACAAGATACCGCCCGCg GCATCCTTATCCACCATTCAATATTCATTACCGATATCGATTCCATGCTCCGCATCACGACACTTACGAAGTATCGTGGGTATCTTTCACCACAGAGAAACTCGAGAACTATAACTGGAATTACCTGGACCATTACATTTGCACGCGAGGTCATACAGACTTTTACCTAGTGGAA GCTCTCAAGTATTGGAGATTTCGGGTATTTCTGTTACCCCTGCACAACTCTGCAACTCGCAAAATTTTAGAAGGCTCCCCAAGATGCGACGTGTACACTTCAGCTAGTAATGTTGAGCAGGCATCGTTGATGGACGGTTTTTTACGCTTTATCGAGGGGTGGCTGAACAAAATACGACGACCAAACCCTAACAAAAATTGG GAGAGGCATGTAGTGAATACCGCTGCAGCCGCCCGCACGTGCCTCGACACTCCTCGCCACGTGCCAAACAG ATCGGGCTCGAAAGTAATGGACAGAGGACGTGTATCGCCCGCCAGTGAAGCAGTTTTGCCACTATCAATCGAGCAACAACAGCAGGATCATTTTGACGTTAACGATGACAG TACGAGCATGGAACTGACCAAGATAAAAAGCAATGCGACGAATGCGGAAATTTTGGAGGCCATGAAACACCCTCAGACTGGCGTCGGCTTTCTGACGCAACATCCCTCGCTCCCGAGCCAGACATTTGTCAGCGCGGATGCGATCCAATGGCTGAACAATCATATAGAAGGTGGCGTAGGAGTTGAACAAGGGATTAATATCATGAAG GGAATGATTCAGGACAAATTAATATGCCACGCATCCGGCGATTTCTCTCAACCGTTTATTCTAGGATTTTATTTGTATCACATTGTGCAAGATAAAGAAAACCAAAAag CCGCGGACTATTCCGCTCCGCTCGGTGATTTGCAAAGTTTCGAGAACGAGTGGGTGGAGGTAGAGATGAGACCACCGAAAGGATGGTGCGAATCAACGTTTCCGACAACACTGTCAACAACGGTGTCGTCCCCAATAGCCATACCCAATTACGACATTATCGACGAATCGAACGTCCCGCCCTTTTTGAAGGACGAGATTGATGTAACAGAATCGATAGACGAAAGAAATGGATCAG taCCATTGTACAAGCACACTCATctcgatatcgatattaataacaaaagcGACAGGATCGAATGGGGTCACCTGAGGTACCAATCCATTTACAAAGTAGATCATTCCTACGAGCTCGTAGTGCAATGGGTCGCGTCGTCCGGGAGTATAGTAGCCGATCTG ATATTCGTTTGGCAACGTAAGGCTCAAATGTGTGGGATTCAAATGGTGCCTATTCCCAGCGATTTGCTGGCGCTGCCATATACCTTGAAGAGCGATCCTCTAAGAGGGCCCATTTTCATTCCTCTCGATACGGAATGCTTGATGGCGAATAAACGATATCTGTTTGAAG AATTCCGGGAAGACACTTATGCGCAAAGACTGTTTTTATTCCAAGAAGCGATTCTGCAGAGATTCGGCTTCGTGCCGTGCCTGGTTGAGAATGTCGAGCATGATCGTCAGTACGTACACGTCACTGGCAATGCATTTATATTAGTACCGTCCACTGCGAACACCCGACCGCGTCCACGAACCGGTACGAATGTCGTACGACGGAATACAGGACAGAAGAGATATCCGGTCCACCCGGATCAGCCTAGTCCGCACGAGGCGTACATTACCAGACACGTCGGAGGAAAGAATAAAGATGATCACAGCGTAGACAGAAAA ATGGGATTTTTGTGGTCTTGGAATCACATGGTCAGTCGTAAATGGAAGTCACTGTCCACTTCAACGGGCGATGAATTGTTTCAGAAGAAGATCATACAAGATTTTCGACATTTCTGTTCCAACGGTGATAATAGACTCAAACAATTCTGGGAATCTTGTTGGGAATTAAAGGAGAAGACTTGTACAAAGACGAAGTAA